In a single window of the Lasioglossum baleicum chromosome 10, iyLasBale1, whole genome shotgun sequence genome:
- the Cn gene encoding kynurenine 3-monooxygenase cn isoform X1, with the protein MTVVDRKPRVAIVGGGLVGALAACFFAKRGLSVCVYEYRADIRLEDHRGQSIDLALSARGREALKAVDLEKAIVDQHGIAMRGRMLHNRDGTLKEIVYDSVKGNCIYSVSRRYLNVVLLNAAEKYPEVRLLFNKKLIDADLDNGILKIYDTKSKKIEEVEADLIIGADGAYSTVRKMMMKRPLFNCNQTYIEHGYVELFVPADKDNKFAMSGNHLHIWPRGEFMMIALPNEDCTFTGNIFAPFSTLNNLKTPQDLLDFYEKQFPDLLRLIGKQKLVKDYFEREPKTLISIKCKPYHVGKTALLVGDAAHAMVPFYAQGMNAGFEDILLLDELMDRYGSDFSKVLPMFSELRCDDAHAICDLAMYNYVEMRDLVNRRSFLFRKHLDTFLHRQMPNTWIPLYSTVHFSRMKFRDCISNKQWQDKVLRVIVLFAFILIFAILLMPIMEVYYRKRVLV; encoded by the exons ATGACAGTTGTCGATCGAAAGCCGCGAGTCGCCATCGTTGGGGGTGGTTTG GTTGGAGCACTGGCTGCCTGCTTCTTTGCAAAGCGAGGACTCTCCGTATGTGTCTACGAATATCGTGCAG ATATTAGATTGGAGGATCACAGAGGTCAAAGCATTGACTTAGCTCTGTCGGCGAGAGGCCGCGAAGCTTTGAAAGCGGTTGATCTCGAAAAAGCTATAGTGGATCAACATGGTATCGCCATGCGAGGGAGAATGCTGCACAACAGAGATGGCACCCTCAAGGAAATCGTTTACGATAGCGTGAAAGGAAAC TGTATCTATTCTGTGAGCAGACGGTACCTAAACGTGGTCCTGTTAAATG CCGCCGAAAAGTATCCCGAAGTGCGTCTCCTTTTCAATAAGAAGCTGATAGACGCTGACCTCGACAATGGAATACTGAAGATCTACGA CACAAAGTCTAAGAAAATAGAAGAAGTAGAAGCGGACTTAATTATTGGCGCAGACGGCGCGTACTCGACAGTCAGGAAAATGATGATGAAGAGACCGTTGTTCAATTGTAATCAGACATATATAGAGCACGGTTACGTCGAGCTGTTCGTCCCTGCTGATAAAGACAACAAG TTTGCGATGAGCGGCAATCATCTTCATATTTGGCCGCGTGGCGAGTTCATGATGATTGCCTTGCCCAACGAAGACTGCACTTTTACCGGAAACATATTCGCACCTTTCTCAACCCTTAACAACCTGAAGACGCCGCAAGATCTTCTGGATTTTTACGAAAAACAATTTCCAGACCTTCTGCGTTTGATTGGTAAACAGAAGTTGGTGAAAGACTACTTCGAGAGGGAACCGAAAACATTGATTTCTATCAAG TGCAAACCTTATCATGTCGGGAAGACTGCACTTCTTGTTGGTGATGCCGCTCACGCTATGGTGCCTTTCTATGCTCAGGGAATGAACGCT GGTTTCGAGGATATTTTATTGCTAGACGAACTAATGGATCGTTATGGCTCGGACTTCAGCAAAGTCCTGCCGATGTTCTCTGAATTAAGATGCGACGATGCTCACGCGATATGTGATTTAGCTATGTACAATTATGTCGAG ATGAGGGATTTGGTGAACAGAAGATCGTTCCTTTTCCGAAAACACCTGGACACGTTTCTCCACCGTCAAATGCCGAACACGTGGATACCGTTGTACAGTACAGTGCACTTTTCGCGTATGAAATTTCGCGACTGCATCTCGAACAAGCAATGGCAGGACAAG GTTCTACGCGTGATCGTTTTGTTCGCGTTCATCTTGATTTTTGCGATATTGCTGATGCCGATCATGGAGGTATACTACAGGAAACGTGTTCTGGTCTGA
- the Cn gene encoding kynurenine 3-monooxygenase cn isoform X2 yields the protein MTLTQLLFLQQVVGALAACFFAKRGLSVCVYEYRADIRLEDHRGQSIDLALSARGREALKAVDLEKAIVDQHGIAMRGRMLHNRDGTLKEIVYDSVKGNCIYSVSRRYLNVVLLNAAEKYPEVRLLFNKKLIDADLDNGILKIYDTKSKKIEEVEADLIIGADGAYSTVRKMMMKRPLFNCNQTYIEHGYVELFVPADKDNKFAMSGNHLHIWPRGEFMMIALPNEDCTFTGNIFAPFSTLNNLKTPQDLLDFYEKQFPDLLRLIGKQKLVKDYFEREPKTLISIKCKPYHVGKTALLVGDAAHAMVPFYAQGMNAGFEDILLLDELMDRYGSDFSKVLPMFSELRCDDAHAICDLAMYNYVEMRDLVNRRSFLFRKHLDTFLHRQMPNTWIPLYSTVHFSRMKFRDCISNKQWQDKVLRVIVLFAFILIFAILLMPIMEVYYRKRVLV from the exons GTTGGAGCACTGGCTGCCTGCTTCTTTGCAAAGCGAGGACTCTCCGTATGTGTCTACGAATATCGTGCAG ATATTAGATTGGAGGATCACAGAGGTCAAAGCATTGACTTAGCTCTGTCGGCGAGAGGCCGCGAAGCTTTGAAAGCGGTTGATCTCGAAAAAGCTATAGTGGATCAACATGGTATCGCCATGCGAGGGAGAATGCTGCACAACAGAGATGGCACCCTCAAGGAAATCGTTTACGATAGCGTGAAAGGAAAC TGTATCTATTCTGTGAGCAGACGGTACCTAAACGTGGTCCTGTTAAATG CCGCCGAAAAGTATCCCGAAGTGCGTCTCCTTTTCAATAAGAAGCTGATAGACGCTGACCTCGACAATGGAATACTGAAGATCTACGA CACAAAGTCTAAGAAAATAGAAGAAGTAGAAGCGGACTTAATTATTGGCGCAGACGGCGCGTACTCGACAGTCAGGAAAATGATGATGAAGAGACCGTTGTTCAATTGTAATCAGACATATATAGAGCACGGTTACGTCGAGCTGTTCGTCCCTGCTGATAAAGACAACAAG TTTGCGATGAGCGGCAATCATCTTCATATTTGGCCGCGTGGCGAGTTCATGATGATTGCCTTGCCCAACGAAGACTGCACTTTTACCGGAAACATATTCGCACCTTTCTCAACCCTTAACAACCTGAAGACGCCGCAAGATCTTCTGGATTTTTACGAAAAACAATTTCCAGACCTTCTGCGTTTGATTGGTAAACAGAAGTTGGTGAAAGACTACTTCGAGAGGGAACCGAAAACATTGATTTCTATCAAG TGCAAACCTTATCATGTCGGGAAGACTGCACTTCTTGTTGGTGATGCCGCTCACGCTATGGTGCCTTTCTATGCTCAGGGAATGAACGCT GGTTTCGAGGATATTTTATTGCTAGACGAACTAATGGATCGTTATGGCTCGGACTTCAGCAAAGTCCTGCCGATGTTCTCTGAATTAAGATGCGACGATGCTCACGCGATATGTGATTTAGCTATGTACAATTATGTCGAG ATGAGGGATTTGGTGAACAGAAGATCGTTCCTTTTCCGAAAACACCTGGACACGTTTCTCCACCGTCAAATGCCGAACACGTGGATACCGTTGTACAGTACAGTGCACTTTTCGCGTATGAAATTTCGCGACTGCATCTCGAACAAGCAATGGCAGGACAAG GTTCTACGCGTGATCGTTTTGTTCGCGTTCATCTTGATTTTTGCGATATTGCTGATGCCGATCATGGAGGTATACTACAGGAAACGTGTTCTGGTCTGA
- the LOC143212948 gene encoding 2-acylglycerol O-acyltransferase 1: MMEILGVRFAPLNVPLRRRLETLSAALVIILLGFGDLLGYLLTVYLLFYTETLRYFVLLYFVWMYYDWDTCNQGGRGYRWTSWLRNCAWMRYVCNYFPLKLVKTVDLDPTKNYLFCSFPHGILSTGIFGAFGSDILGCKELFPGLEFRVVVLDQHFRIPFFRDYVAATGGVSSTAKSLNYLASVKPEKPYTGRGTILIVGGASESLECQPRTYRILVRRRKGFVKIALKNGTPLVPVFSFGETDIYDQLYGSEGSTLRRAQNYIRKKVGMAPIILMGRGFFQYSFGIIAQRRPITVVVGSPIDLPKIPEPTAEQIDEYHEIFVQRLVELFENNKHKYVENADSVNLELL, from the exons ATGATGGAGATACTCGGTGTGAGGTTCGCACCCCTAAACGTGCCGCTGAGACGACGTCTCGAAACATTGTCCGCGGCGTTAGTGATTATTCTGTTGGGATTCGGGGATCTTTTAGGTTACCTTCTCACCGTTTACCTACTTTTCTACACCGAAACGTTGCGCTACTTCGTGTTGCTTTATTTTGTTTGGATGTACTATGACTGGGACACGTGCAATCAAGGCGGTCGAGG TTATCGCTGGACAAGCTGGTTGAGGAACTGTGCGTGGATGAGATACGTTTGTAACTATTTTCCATTGAAGTTGGTGAAAACCGTTGACTTGGACCCCACGAAGAATTATTTATTCTGCAGCTTTCCCCATGGGATTCTGTCGACGGGAATTTTCGGAGCCTTCGGTTCGGATATCCTGGGATGTAAGGAACTATTCCCGGGATTGGAATTCCGTGTGGTTGTTCTCGACCAGCATTTCAGAATTCCTTTCTTCCGTGATTACGTCGCCGCGACTG GTGGCGTGAGCAGCACCGCGAAAAGCCTGAACTATCTGGCATCAGTGAAGCCTGAAAAACCATACACAGGAAGAGGGACAATTCTAATTGTCGGTGGAGCATCAGAATCATTGGAATGTCAACCTCGCACGTATCGCATTCTAGTGAGAAGAAGAAAAGGCTTTGTGAAGATCGCGCTGAAGAATGG AACTCCTCTGGTACCTGTGTTCTCGTTCGGAGAGACGGACATATACGATCAGCTGTACGGTAGCGAAGGCTCGACCTTGAGGAGGGCGCAAAATTACATTCGCAAGAAAGTCGGGATGGCACCAATCATATTGATGGGTCGAGGATTTTTCCAGTACTCGTTCGGAATCATTGCTCAACGAAGACCAATCACCGTTGTTG TTGGCAGTCCCATAGACCTACCAAAAATTCCTGAACCGACTGCGGAGCAGATTGACGAGTATCACGAAATATTTGTCCAGCGTCTAgtcgaactgttcgagaacaACAAGCACAAATACGTGGAGAACGCGGACTCAGTGAACCTCGAATTGTTGTGA